A stretch of Girardinichthys multiradiatus isolate DD_20200921_A chromosome 20, DD_fGirMul_XY1, whole genome shotgun sequence DNA encodes these proteins:
- the LOC124856717 gene encoding rootletin-like isoform X2: MSAEENSDSDSNKLETVIQRLEESVLSEEKRLTVRGPSPDAPPTCLPARVREIVTKNLNDSTGAMSSVMSLQEENRVLQGELARLEDLLAHSRADRDELAIKYGAISERLEQALWFETGEGDHDSPESRSFAQQNVDLRRRLDEEQAAYKRKLTAYQEGQQRQAQLVQKLQVKVLQYKKKCGDLEQMLQEKSSELEKRSMSSNSETSNGRHQDEASSNLEDALIRLEEEQQRSSSLSAVNAMLREQLEQAGLANEALSQDIRRLTVDWTKAREELEQKESDWRREEESFHGYFSSEHSRMLKLWRQVVGFRRHVCEIKAATERDLSDMRSELARMSHSARVSCSGLSTSVDSRVAGEKALRVQLEQQLRERVVEMINLQSRTDAEKSELNVRLSDVVRECGRLKGQIVERDNEISMLMKKLEEQSCSDETDTQLIRAHSEILLDTLRDIAQTVLSDGESSSEADQDSLAAPLLALIRDSSPRRSSSSLKLAALPEASLLSSLPDAALSALRSAVTNKTLQLQDVRGRLLSAQSSVQQLRKQLSECDVARRDSEQRNQVLQRERDAAQRERETTQKEKDHLKQDRDLLASEKAKLEKSVQAAESSSQIVLMECEKLQLAVLGAQRERDHERDEKEAAVQERDRAKAETQRIQKQWDLSESRASAQRGELSAARETHQQGEVERQLMEREKAQLSEALARAESSNTELSLQLNKLLSEDAALRDSVAKMGSMNEDLAQDKVDLNNYILQLEEEKSLRLAQKRQAEQEKLTIRDELVRLEQDRLELESGRILLQQALQDAEQSRAGMETELQSLRAERLKLQERVGLLCAEVASLGSELSLAQGEAQKNEVASEEAGRGRAELARDKAALVVQLTASERENSVLSEELAAFRSERESLETSLFEAHQQVAQVESRRDQLETENQTLRVRCETAIAELKRARSDGENTLAQAEREKQTLTQALNAAQLEAQQALRKAVSEHQEDVERLISEKEVVRHSLQMEHEAALRRFRQEMDDQQHRAKRDREDLQEELRSLQHDRDQCLLQAETEKQQALSLKEVEKAVWSDRVSSLQAELSAAALEAERMAREAAHHKEQEQIRVGALTGEMLELRSQLDEATSAHERELNGLQELCSDLRSRADVALKELEQCRASLSAAEESRDQVRRDLLEADCRLSQTQEASESYRREMMELRRNLSDVTKERDALSQSNTQLRGTVRSSETERISVKRQCEEKEQRLAVLEENLSSSQKEVTELRSCLREVERSRLEARRELQELRRQLKVLDVEKEQKGREVAELQTRLVLEEQRDEERGKDVFSLKQKLTEAETTRDSIRKELSLTQRCLMESESGWRSCERDLTAQLQEARGCEKKLQDEVKNLSLRAQAAHDAAAQSGLQLSEAQGRLSATEAELTRAEAARRDLEFRLNNLQSALTRTLGIGASGRGCRGRSPGGSSTSPGSMSRHHSISPLRSSLSPPKEFRGSTPDNTLGSGAVSPERCDTPLPQSELDPDSLRSGLRDFLQELRDTQREKDDARCQLGVLQRELEELKGERGSAQSRFSQLQSTFQEIQEVKRGLDERLTTTQILLQQQEEAVRRGDRERRALSDRVMELERSLQASETDKKHTQDQLNKQRAAEARVEAERKRLREALEAAEARATRVELGRRSLEGELQRLKLSLGDREGESQASQQRHDTLMKQVCYKVAEGEAHVSQLQREVDRLSQTVLKGQEVESALKEKATSLNQTLQEVTASYTSTQSRLVTLQKTLSSAEQDKRLLQERLDEVRAALADGKRNMVTLTERVQNLQSDLSQSELRREELEVELSSTQETLRQHSASLVEAQRSAQLAQTERAVVEERLRALQRAVALLETEKKDAERQTVRLEKDKNALRNTLDKVERQKLKSEEGSMRLSAEKGRLDRSLNTAEQELQEAQQQILMLQTQLAEMEHSHSLCESLVQQRDEVQREAERMRSSLRDAERTLGTRERAHRHRVKGLEEQVSTLKEQLQQEMKRRQPSLPPSLLSN, encoded by the exons ATGAGCGCTGAGGAAAACTCAGACTCTGACTCCAACAAGCTGGAGACTGTGATACAG CGGCTGGAGGAGAGCGTCCTGTCTGAGGAGAAGAGGCTGACCGTCCGGGGCCCCTCACCTGATGCCCCCCCTACATGTCTGCCAGCGAGAGTGCGAGAGATAGTCACAAAGAACCTCAACGATAGCA CAGGAGCCATGTCCTCCGTCATGTCCCTTCAGGAGGAGAACCGGGTACTGCAGGGAGAGCTGGCCAGGCTGGAGGACCTGCTGGCCCACAGCAGAGCTGACCGGGACGAGCTTGCCATCAAGTATGGGGCCATCAGCGAGAGG TTGGAGCAGGCCTTGTGGTTTGAAACTGGGGAGGGAGACCATGACTCACCCGAGTCCCGCAGCTTTGCTCAGCAGAACGTGGATCTACGGCGACGGCTGGACGAGGAACAAGCGGCCTATAAGCGTAAACTCACCGCCTACCAGGAGGGACAGCAAAGGCAGGCCCAACTTGTGCAGAAGCTGCAGGTGAAG gtgcttcagtaCAAAAAGAAATGTGGAGATCTAGAGCAGATGCTTCAGGAGAAGTCCTCCGAGTTGGAGAAACGCAGTATGAGT AGCAACAGCGAAACATCAAATGGTCGGCATCAGGATGAAGCGAGCAGCAACCTGGAGGACGCTTTAATCCGGCTGGAGGAAGAACAGCAGAG GAGCAGCAGCTTGTCCGCCGTGAACGCGATGCTGAGGGAGCAGTTGGAGCAGGCGGGTTTGGCCAACGAGGCGCTCAGCCAGGACATCCGCCGGCTCACTGTTGACTGGACCAAAGCCAGAGAGGAGCTGGAACAGAAGGAGTCGGACtggaggagagaagaggag TCTTTCCACGGCTACTTCAGCAGCGAGCACAGCCGGATGCTGAAGCTGTGGAGACAAGTGGTAGGCTTCAGAAGACACGTCTGCGAGATAAAGGCTGCCACTGAAAG GGACTTGTCAGACATGCGTTCTGAGCTGGCCCGGATGTCCCACTCTGCTCGGGTGTCCTGCTCTGGCTTGTCCACATCAGTGGACAGTCGGGTGGCGGGAGAAAAGGCTCTGAGGGTTCAGCTGGAGCAGCAGCTGAGGGAGCGAGTGGTGGAGATGATAAACCTTCAGAGCAGAACTGATGCAGAGAAAAGTGAGCTCAACGTCAG GTTGTCTGATGTAGTGCGAGAATGTGGGAGACTAAAGGGCCAAATTGTGGAGAGAGACAATGAAATCTCCATGCTGATGAAGAAGCTTGAG GAGCAGAGTTGCAGTGATGAGACTGACACGCAGCTGATAAGAGCTCACTCTGAGATACTGCTGGACACTCTGCGAGACATCGCTCAG ACAGTGCTGTCAGACGGGGAGTCGTCGTCAGAAGCCGATCAGGATAGCTTGGCGGCTCCACTCCTGGCGCTGATCCGTGACTCGTCTCCTCGACGTTCCTCCTCTTCATTAAAGCTGGCAGCACTTCCTGAAGCCTCCCTGCTGTCTTCTTTGCCTGACGCAGCTCTGTCGGCTCTCCGCTCGGCCGTCACAAACAAGACGCTTCAGCTGCAG GACGTCCGAGGTCGTCTGCTGTCTGCCCAGTCCTCTGTGCAACAGCTTCGAAAGCAGCTTTCAGAATGTGATGTGGCTAGACGAGACTCAGAGCAGCGAAACCAGGTGCTGCAGCGAGAAAGGGACGCAGctcagagagagagggagaccaCCCAGAAAGAGAAGGACCACCTGAAGCAGGACAGGGACCTGCTGGCTAG TGAGAAGGCAAAGCTGGAGAAGAGTGTCCAGGCAGCGGAGAGCAGTAGCCAGATTGTGCTGATGGAGTGTGAGAAGCTTCAGTTGGCTGTGTTGGGTGCTCAGCGAGAACGAGACCATGAGAGAGATGAGAAGGAGGCTGCTGTTCAGGAGAGAGACCGGGCCAAAGCTGAGACTCAGAGGAT ACAGAAGCAGTGGGACCTGAGTGAGAGTCGAGCCTCGGCTCAGCGTGGGGAGCTGTCTGCAGCGAGGGAGACCCACCAGCAGGGGGAGGTTGAGCGACAGCTTATGGAGCGGGAGAAGGCTCAACTGTCTGAAGCACTGGCTCGG GCTGAGAGCAGCAACACAGAGCTGTCTCTGCAGCTCAACAAGCTGCTATCTGAGGATGCAGCTCTCAGGGACTCTGTGGCAAAGATGGGCAGTATGAATGAGGATCTGGCCCAGGACAAAGTGGACCTCAACAACTACATCCTACAG CTCGAGGAGGAGAAGTCCCTCCGGCTGGCTCAGAAGCGGCAGGCGGAGCAGGAGAAGCTGACCATCAGGGATGAGCTGGTCCGTCTGGAGCAGGACCGGTTGGAGCTGGAGTCTGGCCGCATCTTGCTGCAGCAGGCTCTGCAGGACGCCGAGCAGAGCCGGGCGGGGATGGAgacagagctgcagagtctcAGAGCTGAGAGGCTCAAACTGCAGGAGAGGGTTGGCCTG CTTTGTGCCGAGGTGGCCTCTCTGGGCTCAGAGCTGAGTCTGGCTCAAGGGGAGGCCCAGAAGAACGAGGTGGCATCAGAGGAGGCTGGCCGCGGTCGAGCAGAGCTGGCCCGGGACAAAGCAGCTCTGGTGGTCCAGCTGACAGCATCTGAAAGAGAAAACTCTGTGCTCTCGGAGGAACTGGCTGCTTTCAG GTCTGAGCGGGAATCCCTGGAGACCAGTCTGTTTGAGGCGCACCAGCAGGTGGCGCAAGTTGAATCCCGCAGAGATCAGCTGGAGACGGAGAACCAAACCCTGAGAGTCCGCTGTGAAACTGCTATAG CTGAGCTGAAGCGAGCACGCTCAGATGGTGAGAACACCTTGGCCCAGGctgagagagagaaacagactCTAACTCAGGCCCTAAATGCTGCACAGCTGGAGGCTCAGCAGGCTTTACGCAAGGCCGTCTCCGAACATCAGGAGGACGTGGAGAGGTTGATTTCAGAGAAG GAAGTTGTGCGTCACAGCCTGCAGATGGAGCATGAAGCTGCTCTCAGGAGGTTCAGGCAGGAGATGGACGATCAACAGCACAGAgcaaagagagacagagaggacCTGCAGGAGGAGCTGAGGTCTTTGCAGCATGACCGAGATCAGTGTTTGCTGCAGGCTGAgactgagaaacagcag GCCCTTTCTCTGAAGGAGGTGGAGAAGGCGGTGTGGTCTGACAGGGTGTCCAGTCTGCAGGCTGAGCTGTCAGCTGCAGCTCTGGAGGCTGAGCGGATGGCCAGAGAAGCAGCTCATCACAAAGAGCAGGAGCAG atcagAGTTGGAGCTCTGACCGGAGAGATGCTGGAGCTCCGCTCTCAGCTGGACGAGGCGACGTCGGCCCATGAAAGAGAACTCAATGGCCTGCAAGAACTCTGCAGTGATCTGCGCTCGCGAGCCGACGTGGCTCTCAAAGAG TTGGAGCAGTGCAGAGCTTCTCTCTCAGCCGCAGAGGAGAGCCGAGACCAGGTGAGGCGGGACCTGCTGGAGGCCGATTGTCGCCTGAGCCAAACTCAGGAGGCGTCGGAAAGCTACAGGAGAGAGATGATGGAGCTGCGCCGGAACCTCAGCGACGTCACCAAGGAGAGGGACGCCCTGAGCCAGTCAAACACTCAGCTGAGAGGAACGGTGCGCAGCTCAGAGACTGAGAGGATCAG tgtgaaACGACAGTGTGAGGAGAAGGAGCAGAGGCTGGCTgtgctggaggaaaacctgtctTCCTCTCAGAAAGAAGTGACTGAGCTGCGCAGCTGCCTGAGAGAGGTCGAAAGGTCACGCCTGGAGGCTCGGCGGGAGCTGCAGGAGCTCCGCAGACAG TTGAAAGTTCTGGATGTAGAGAAGGAGCAAAAAGGGAGGGAGGTGGCAGAGCTGCAGACCCGTCTGGTTCTGGAGGAGCAAAGAGATGAGGAGAGAGGGAAGGACGTCTTCTCCCTCAAACAGAAGCTCACTGAAGCTGAAACTACCAGAGATTCCATCAGGAAGGag CTTTCTCTGACTCAGAGGTGTCTGATGGAGTCTGAGTCAGGCTGGCGCAGCTGTGAGAGAGATCTGACAGCTCAGCTACAAGAGGCTCGCGGCTGTGAGAAGAAGCTCCAGGACGAAGTCAAGAACCTGTCACTGCGCGCTCAGGCTGCCCATGATGCCGCCGCTCAGTCCGGCCTGCAGCTGAGCGAGGCGCAGGGCCGGCTGTCCGCCACCGAGGCGGAGCTCACCCGAGCCGAGGCCGCAAGAAGGGATCTGGAGTTTCGCCTGAACAACCTCCAGTCCGCGCTGACGCGAACGCTGGGCATCGGGGCGAGTGGCAGGGGTTGTAGGGGGCGGAGCCCGGGAGGCAGCTCCACGTCGCCCGGCAGCATGTCGCGCCACCACAGCATCTCGCCGCTGCGCTCCTCACTGTCGCCACCGAAAg AATTTCGGGGAAGCACCCCAGACAACACTTTAGGTTCGGGGGCTGTTTCTCCTGAAAGATGCGACACGCCGCTGCCTCAATCAGAACTCGACCCTGATTCCCTGAGAAGCGGCCTTAGAGACTTCCTCCAGGAGCTGCGAGATACACAAAGAGAAAAG gaTGATGCTCGTTGTCAGCTGGGCGTCCTGCAGCgggagctggaggagctgaagggGGAACGGGGCTCTGCTCAGAGTCGCTTCTCTCAGCTGCAGAGCACCTTCCAGGAGATCCAAGAAG TGAAGCGTGGGCTGGATGAGCGTCTGACCACCACTCAGattctgctgcagcagcaggaggaggcgGTGAGGagaggagacagagagaggagaGCTCTCTCCGACCGGGTTATGGAGTTAGAACGatctctgcaggcctcagaaacagataaaaaacacaCTCAG GATCAGCTGAACAAGCAGCGAGCGGCTGAGGCCCGTGTGGAAGCGGAGAGGAAGCGCCTGCGGGAGGCGTTAGAGGCAGCTGAAGCTCGGGCCACCAGGGTGGAGCTGGGAAGGCGCAGCCTGgagggggagctgcagagactcaAACTGAGTCTGGGAGACCGTGAGGGCGAGAGCCAGGCGTCCCAGCAGCGGCACGACACCCTGATGAAACAGGTCTGCTACAAG GTTGCAGAGGGAGAAGCTCATGTTTCCCAGCTGCAGAGGGAGGTGGACCGGCTGAGCCAGACCGTTCTAAAAGGTCAGGAAGTTGAATCTGCTCTCAAGGAGAAGGCCACGTCCCTCAACCAGACGCTTCAGGAGGTGACGGCCTCCTACACTAGCACGCAGAGCCGTCTGGTCACCCTGCAGAAGACACTCAGTTCGGCTGAGCAGGACAAAAGGCTCCTACAG GAGCGACTGGATGAAGTACGGGCAGCTCTGGCTGATGGAAAGAGAAACATGGTCACCCTTACTGAGCGTGTACAGAACCTGCAGAGTGACCTGAGCCAGAGTGAGCTGCGGCGGGAAGAGCTGGAGGTCGAGCTCAGCAGCACTCAGGAG ACCCTGCGTCAACATTCGGCCAGTCTTGTGGAGGCTCAGCGGAGCGCTCAGTTGGCCCAGACGGAGCGGGCCGTCGTAGAGGAGCGGCTGCGTGCGCTGCAGAGAGCGGTAGCCTTGTTAGAGACAGAAAAGAAGGACGCTGAGAGGCAGACAGTGAGGCTGGAGAAAGACAAGAACGCATTGAGAAACACGCTGGATAAG GTTGAACGCCAAAAGCTGAAGTCCGAGGAGGGCAGCATGCGTCTTTCTGCGGAGAAGGGCCGTCTGGATCGCTCACTGAACACTGCAGAGCAGGAACTTCAGGAAGCACAACAGCAGATACTGATGCTGCAG ACCCAGCTGGCTGAGATGGAGCACTCGCACAGTCTGTGTGAGAGTTTGGTGCAGCAACGTGACGAGGTCCAGCGGGAGGCTGAGAGGATGAGGAGCAGCCTCCGGGATGCTGAGCGAACGCTGGGTACGAGGGAGCGAGCTCACCGGCACCGGGTCAAAGGGCTGGAAGAACAG GTGTCCACTCTGAaggagcagctgcagcaggagaTGAAGCGACGGCAGCCGTCTCTCCCACCATCGTTACTGTCAAACTGA